The proteins below are encoded in one region of Candidatus Hydrogenedentota bacterium:
- a CDS encoding GAF domain-containing protein, which translates to MNVLLVIAEDRSVWEALRASLPEGDLILHEPSVATARRRIASVTVDAIFLDDTSLSGENLVEAVKDMAPGVPLAVLSNREDLLTQAALTRSGANAVLTKPFSCDSLQEALASLVHTTVMASVVQPHLEVPSHQPIFLGQHQMALRWISRLTGCKDDMDRLARRLMEATVDIFDATRCCLLLEKGGRVSVGASHGLNEHITGQLRLSFSAGLMHWFDSHACLFDVHAIRSSPQALKELQVLNGILAAPLMRDGQVFGALVLGEKASGLSYVQEERELLSLFVRSVEILFEDMSPYRRIEHETPSVMAGDLPVGLVSVSGDRKIMALNKRAEILLQLSAAKVLGSSVQKLGSAFADVILRSMARKESRFNEVIRDPVSKGQLSLNVAPDPHGGATVVFQAHAEDRVSQEEIAYSPFWEYLSTRVAQEIKNPMVAINTFAQLLPRKYESEDFRDAFSRVVQQEVERINRVVETLFEFARNPNLRLQQCDINETVRSVLSSFETELANRSIKLAQNYDPDLDETDMDPVFFSQALHNVVQNSIEAVPPGGTIQVSTARKDNSIEIRIADSGPGVPKEETDRIFLPFYSTKEHGMGLGLTIANRILHQHQGAIRWVTDEKDGNYFALQIPTTELSHADHSGD; encoded by the coding sequence ATGAACGTGTTGCTGGTCATTGCCGAAGACAGGAGCGTTTGGGAGGCGCTGCGCGCCTCGCTGCCGGAGGGCGACTTGATCCTGCATGAGCCCAGCGTGGCCACCGCCCGCCGCCGGATCGCATCGGTAACGGTGGACGCGATATTTCTGGACGACACCTCCCTCAGCGGCGAGAACCTGGTCGAGGCGGTGAAGGACATGGCGCCGGGCGTTCCCCTCGCGGTCCTCTCCAATCGCGAGGACCTGCTGACCCAGGCGGCCCTCACCCGATCGGGCGCGAATGCCGTACTCACCAAGCCGTTTTCCTGCGATTCCCTACAGGAGGCCCTGGCTTCCCTGGTTCATACGACGGTCATGGCGAGCGTGGTGCAGCCCCACCTGGAAGTGCCGAGCCACCAGCCGATTTTCCTGGGCCAGCACCAGATGGCCCTTCGCTGGATCAGCCGCCTGACCGGATGCAAGGATGACATGGACCGGTTGGCCCGCCGCCTGATGGAGGCCACGGTAGACATTTTCGACGCGACCCGCTGCTGCCTGCTGCTGGAAAAAGGCGGGCGCGTATCCGTGGGCGCGTCCCACGGGCTCAATGAGCACATCACCGGCCAGCTCCGCCTTTCCTTCAGCGCTGGACTGATGCACTGGTTTGACAGCCACGCGTGCCTCTTTGATGTCCACGCCATTCGCTCCTCGCCCCAGGCGCTGAAAGAACTGCAAGTCCTCAACGGCATCCTGGCGGCGCCCCTCATGCGGGATGGCCAGGTCTTCGGCGCGCTGGTTCTCGGTGAAAAGGCCTCGGGGCTCTCCTATGTGCAGGAAGAGCGCGAGCTACTCTCGCTCTTCGTGCGCTCCGTGGAGATCCTCTTCGAAGACATGTCGCCCTACCGGCGCATCGAACACGAAACGCCGTCGGTCATGGCGGGCGATCTTCCGGTCGGCCTGGTCTCCGTTTCCGGAGATCGCAAAATCATGGCGCTGAACAAGCGGGCGGAGATCCTCCTGCAACTGTCCGCGGCGAAGGTGCTGGGGTCCAGCGTGCAGAAGCTCGGCTCCGCTTTTGCCGATGTCATCCTCCGGAGCATGGCGCGCAAGGAATCGCGCTTCAATGAGGTCATTCGCGATCCCGTTTCCAAAGGCCAGCTCTCCCTCAATGTGGCCCCCGACCCCCACGGCGGCGCGACGGTTGTCTTCCAGGCCCACGCCGAGGATCGGGTCTCCCAGGAAGAAATCGCCTACAGCCCCTTCTGGGAATATCTCTCCACCCGCGTCGCCCAGGAAATCAAGAACCCGATGGTGGCCATCAACACCTTCGCCCAGCTCCTGCCGCGCAAGTATGAGTCCGAAGACTTCCGGGACGCCTTCAGCCGGGTGGTCCAGCAGGAAGTGGAGCGCATCAACCGGGTCGTGGAGACCCTCTTCGAATTTGCGCGCAACCCCAACCTGCGCCTCCAGCAATGCGACATCAATGAGACCGTCCGGTCGGTATTGAGCTCTTTCGAGACCGAGCTGGCAAATCGCTCCATCAAACTGGCGCAGAATTACGATCCGGACCTGGACGAGACCGACATGGACCCGGTCTTCTTCTCCCAGGCCCTCCACAATGTGGTGCAGAACTCCATCGAGGCGGTGCCTCCAGGTGGTACAATACAGGTCAGCACGGCGCGCAAGGACAACTCAATCGAGATACGCATCGCGGATTCCGGCCCCGGCGTGCCCAAAGAAGAGACGGACCGCATTTTTCTGCCCTTCTACAGTACGAAGGAGCACGGGATGGGTCTGGGCCTGACGATCGCCAATCGCATTCTCCACCAGCATCAGGGCGCCATTCGGTGGGTCACTGATGAAAAGGACGGCAATTATTTCGCCCTTCAGATACCGACTACGGAGCTGAGCCATGCAGACCATTCTGGCGATTGA
- a CDS encoding sigma-54-dependent Fis family transcriptional regulator has product MQTILAIDDELSIRESYRIILSDDYRVYLAEDGATGLQILSEKHVDLILLDLTMPGMTGMDFLERLDERGEMVPVLIVTGSNTVDIAVKAMKKGAREFVIKPFDVDDLTTLVERTLEELREKRELSTLREQGSAGFEHIIGEAPSLLEALAKARQAMEVDSTVLITGETGTGKDVLARAIHFGGKRKADPFVPLSCCAIPANLVESELFGLTKGAFTGATESRVGKMQVADRGTLFLDEIGEMPIEAQSKLLRVLQEGTFYPVGGNREIEVDVRFICATNRPFDKAIEEGLFRQDLYYRINVLPITMPPLRKRREDIPKLIAHFVAKHGPRVNSRVQDFEARAMSRLMACQWPGNIRELENTVERILVCHSGERIIRAEYLNGIVAGEGGVEVNGLEDFAGLPLQEATQRLERHLIKKALEQCNYVQSQAADALGTTRRILKYKMDQLGISDQEDKQSLAS; this is encoded by the coding sequence ATGCAGACCATTCTGGCGATTGATGATGAACTGAGCATCCGGGAATCCTACCGGATAATTCTCAGCGACGACTACCGGGTGTACCTGGCGGAAGATGGCGCGACGGGCCTCCAGATCCTTTCCGAGAAGCATGTGGACCTGATCCTCCTCGATCTCACCATGCCCGGCATGACGGGGATGGACTTTCTGGAGCGCCTCGACGAACGGGGCGAGATGGTTCCCGTACTGATTGTGACCGGCTCCAACACCGTGGATATTGCGGTAAAGGCCATGAAGAAGGGCGCGCGCGAATTCGTTATCAAGCCTTTCGACGTCGACGATCTCACCACGCTCGTGGAGCGCACCCTGGAGGAGCTGCGGGAAAAGCGCGAGCTGTCCACGCTGCGCGAGCAGGGCTCGGCGGGTTTTGAGCACATTATCGGAGAGGCCCCGTCCCTGCTGGAAGCCCTGGCCAAGGCGCGTCAGGCGATGGAAGTGGACTCCACGGTGCTGATCACGGGCGAAACGGGCACCGGCAAGGACGTCCTGGCCCGGGCGATTCACTTCGGCGGCAAACGCAAAGCCGACCCCTTCGTTCCCCTTTCGTGCTGCGCCATTCCGGCGAACCTGGTGGAGAGCGAACTTTTCGGTCTCACCAAGGGCGCCTTCACCGGCGCCACCGAAAGCCGTGTGGGCAAGATGCAGGTGGCCGATCGCGGAACGCTCTTCCTGGACGAAATCGGCGAGATGCCCATCGAGGCCCAATCCAAGCTCCTGCGCGTCCTCCAGGAAGGCACCTTTTATCCGGTGGGCGGCAATCGTGAAATCGAGGTCGATGTACGCTTCATCTGCGCGACCAATCGCCCCTTCGACAAGGCCATCGAGGAAGGACTCTTTCGCCAGGACCTCTATTACCGCATCAACGTGCTCCCCATCACCATGCCGCCCCTGCGCAAGCGACGGGAAGACATACCCAAGCTCATTGCCCACTTCGTGGCCAAGCACGGCCCGCGGGTCAACTCTCGCGTCCAGGATTTCGAGGCCCGGGCCATGTCGCGCCTCATGGCCTGCCAGTGGCCGGGCAATATACGTGAACTCGAAAACACCGTGGAGCGCATTCTCGTCTGCCACAGCGGCGAACGCATTATCCGCGCGGAATACCTGAACGGTATCGTAGCCGGCGAGGGCGGCGTCGAGGTCAATGGCCTGGAAGACTTCGCCGGACTCCCCCTCCAGGAGGCCACCCAGCGCCTCGAACGACACCTGATCAAGAAAGCGCTGGAGCAATGCAACTACGTCCAGTCCCAGGCGGCGGATGCCCTCGGGACAACCCGGCGTATCCTCAAGTACAAGATGGACCAGTTGGGCATCAGCGACCAGGAAGACAAACAGTCCCTGGCGAGTTGA